DNA from Ictalurus punctatus breed USDA103 chromosome 7, Coco_2.0, whole genome shotgun sequence:
aaacaaacaagagatCTCGCCTAACTTCAATGGAAACaacaaatacacatttacaaaaCTCACTGAGGATCAAGTCAATGATTGTGGAAAGGAACAACACTACACTGTATGTGCAAGAAAAGGAGACTATAGCAAGGAAGGAGACGGCCTTAAATAGGCTTAATGTGAAAACGGTTAAAACAAAGCCAACCTCAAAATTCCCAGGGACGAAATACACAAGGGCCAAAGAGGTCTGTGTGAGGACATATTTACAAAGCTCAGAAGGGACCAGGAAGAAGATGACCCTGCCTTGCCAAGAAAGCAAGGCTTCAGAAAGGAcggaggaaaggaaggaaacaatCCCACACAAACTGGAGAGCGAAATGGCAGAGCTCAATGAGGAACTGGAGGAGCTGAACGTTTCTTCCTACATGGAATTGACCAAACGTGTGCCATATGCATGTGCATTCAGGTGAGAGACAAACCAGTTAAATGGACCAAATTAACATGATGTAAGTTCTTATATACAGCGGAAAGTACAAATGTATTCCTTAATATCCGGAcctgcaaacacacagacaccaaTGGTCCACTATAAACTCAATGCCTCTCTGTTTCAGTTCCAATGAGATGATGCCTGAGGGAAGCACAAAGAGTCCGAATCCAACTGCCTCTGGGGGAACCATACAGAGTCAGTGTCGAACTCCCTCTGATCGAATCATAAACATCATGACTTCAATTTATACTCTGTTCTCTGACACAGACTTTGACTCAAAACTGCTCCCTGGAGGGTATGACACATGGATATGTGtttgtttctcatttaaaaataatattcagATCGTAATTAGTTGAAAGATTTTATGCTTACTTATATTTGGTATTGGAATGCGTTAGAATATTAATGAGCCTATACATTTATACAGAAAGAGTGAACATTAGCAGTAGTGCTGTACGACGTGTTCATATGTTTACACTGCCCTAGTGTGCTGTTGTGAATCTGAATGTGTATCTAACAGCTGGATCTGTTGCAGGTTGCCTAATTTTGGAAGCAACTGCTACGTTAACGCAAGTCTGCAGTGTCTGTTCACCGCCGAGAGCTTCTGCAGAGAGCTCTCCGACCTGCTGGAcaattctacacacacactggagtaCTCATTCCTCAGGTACTAAGACATTAGAAATGTTAACTAGCAAAGGGACTACATTAGGAGACAAATGTAGGATAATGAACATGAATGaacaagaaataataaaagggTAAAAGGATCGAATGAAGGCTTGAGAAAGCAATTATCTCagcaggcagaaaaaaaaagttgattttGGTAGAAGAAAATGTGAGACAAGAGCTGAGTTTATGTATATGAGTTATAGGAGGTTTTCCCTGGATCCTTTGCAGATGTTTTGTGGAGTTGTCCAGGTTGAGAAACAGCTCTGAAGTTCAAGGTGACAGCGACATGAGTTTGTTCCTCCAGGCCCTGATTATATCAGCTACAGAATACAACCCAGAATTCACCATCGACATCCAGAATgtgagcacgcacacacacacacacacacacacacacacacacacacacacacacacacacacacacacgaacatgCAGAAATAtgatttaatgtgtgtgtgtgtgtgtaggacgcCCATGAATTCCTCTGCTACTGTCTGACCCAAATGGAGGAGTCTGGGCGAAAGCTGGGTTGGCAAGAGGATGTGAACCCTAGATGTCCAGTCACGTCCAATTTCAAGTTCAAGATGAGGAACATTATAACCTGCTACAGGTATGACATGTAACGTAAAGAGTTTGGAGTTTGTACATGATGCAGGTGATGAGTAGATGTTGAGATGCATGTTGTGTGTTGCAGCTGTGGATCCCAACAGAACAACAACGTGGAAGTGTTTAACCACGTCTCTGTGCCCCTGAAGCACGACTCAGTGGACCGGTGCCTCTCTGACGTAGTTCATGTGAGCAACTCTCtgcctccttctctttcttttttacatcCGTCACCCCATATCATCACTGACTCCTCTGTGTATGAATAACATGTATATTGTAGAAGCGGACATTGTTAGAGAGCAAGTGCAAGGTGTGTGGAGGAGACTCTGCCAGCTCCAGGTGGATGTTCCACACTCTGCCCAGGTAAGGCTGGAACACCGCAAGAAACTGATCAGTCAGTCGTGCATCGACCACAAGTGCTGTAAGAGTGCCACCAGTGACTGCAAATCTTCAGCTCTAACATtacttcatttctttttctcttcaggTTTCTGATTCTGCAGTTGAACAGGTTCAGGATGACGGAATATTACACAGTGCAAAAGGTGGAGACGCCAGTGGACATCACACCTGAGCTGCAGATAAACTGCTTTCCTCAGTCAGACACGCCCGGAATAGGTACGTCACATGCAAGTAAACAGTCCAAGTCTCTAAACCACGATAGTCCAAGAAAGTCCTGTAATGTTTACAGCCAGGATAAATCAAATCCAGATTAATTAAAGGAGAGCTAATCTTTCTTTTGTGCCTTCCTTTTTCATGTAGAGAATAGCAGAGCTGAggccagagagacagacagaaatgaactggtgagagagagacagagagacacagtgaaAGATAGGAAAGAGAGTTAGGAAGGAGGATTGAACACTCTGTAGTGTGTACACTCGAGTTTTGTGTCTGTATGTGATCTGTATTGTGATGTGTGTCGTTTTTAGGGTGGATCAACCTCTACCTATCGACTGATCAGTGTCCTCAACCACATTGGAAGGACAGCATGCTTTGGTAagatataaaatacacacacttataaATACAGCCTGCGTATGTGTTTATAAATGAATTaggaaaacacattttatagccgtacatatatatttttatattttacagtgaaaacattttgtagtgatagatatgtaatattgctGTGCATGTCTCTTTACCAGGACATTATGTGAGTGACTGTTCCAGTCACAATTCTCACCAGTGGAAGATTTATAACGACCATCTGGTTAGGCTGACCAGCGAGACGGACGTGTTAGAGAGGAGGTCGACCAGCGCCTATGTGCTCCTCTATGAGAGAGTGAGCACTGGCTGAAGCCCTTTCTCTTCTCCAGAAAGCTGCGAGAAGATGGAGTTGTGGTGAGAGGTGTCAGATTGATGACCTCAGTGGTTCACAGTGTGCCTAAACGTCAGGGTGTGACCGACGTCCAGATAACCGATGAAGATATTCTTCTGACGCACAGCCATATGTGGAAATTTTCTAAATGTATCTATGCTTCAACCAGTCAGAATCATTCGACCTGACGTAATGACTAGCTTAGTGATTGTGTGAAAGTATAATTGTTGATGTAAAGAGTGTGTACGCAGAGCGGCCTACGAACTCCTGGCTGAGTGTGAACATGACCTCTGCTTGATGAAACTGCAAACCATTTTTTCTAGAAAATGTTCTTCAATTGATTGCATCTCTTGACTCCTGGTCTTCATTCATCATATCAGGTCATTGGGTCTTAAACTGTAAATTCCCCTACAAGTCCTATACGATCCGTAATATAGTTTTTCCTGTCTGACTTTGGAGCAGGTGCATTACGTAGGTGATAATGGTGTATTGCACACGAACACATAAGCCTAGTTTAGTTTATTGAACGACAGTTACACCTGGAACTAGCATTCATCGCTTTCATCCAGTGAAAAGCTCTACTGTATAAATACATGTCGAAAATATTTACAGACTTattggccactttattaggaacacctgtgcacATCATTCAATTAGCCAATCATATGACAGTAGCGCTATTGTATAAATTCCTACAGCTACAGGTCTTGAGTGTTAGGTAAAGTTTACATCAGtgatcagataaataaataaaataaacaggctggtttgagtatttcagaacctCCTAATCTCCTGGGAGTTTTTAATGCACAGCAGTCTCTATAGCCGTACTCACCCAACCCTGTTcttggagatctaccttcctgaagactttagctccaaccataattgtgCCCACATGACCATCTAATCAAGAAGAGcctaagaagttcttgatcaactaaaacaggtgtgttagattttggtcgGCGATCAAACCTGCAAGACGGTAGCTCTCAACGAAGAGTTGGCGACCActgctctagagtttacacagaatggtgtgaaaaacaaacaatgcaaaacaaaacaaaaaaaaaacattcagtatgtttacatggacaacaataatctaataTTAACCCGATGAAggcgatactctgattaagaaacttgcatgtaaacagcatttttaattgCCTTAATCCGAtcaaagtcatactcgaagtaaacacaagtgGAATTAAGATGtatggagtattcctgttttagtcgcattatcgacgtgtattacagacatgtacacaccgtaatcacactattaacatcgtgtgagagttttcactgcattgtGCGAcaagacacgtacacacacggcagcgctcgaccgtttgacggcaaacaagagagcacggctgcgtcccaaactgcgtacttacctactatatagtaggagaaatacatgtatatggtAGGTGAAATACATACATTTCGGCTACTATATTGTAGGTAAGtttgcggtttgggacgcagcccacggcttcaagcagtcgtccaTTTGCACGTACAGCTCGAAAAGTAATCAACTGCACTTGAAACGTTTGTAAAAATtcaaaacacccaaaactgtatacggtcccataacgaagacgagctgtatgtcgatacgtgaaattctggagggaacgtcggacggcgtggcgcagggacgtaatgacgtgtgactttaagcgatctatgttctataacatgtaaaacaggaacatgaatggagtattctaaaagcaactcatgtaaacaccttaatcacaatattgtcttactcagagtaaggtcaataattagattactgctgtccgtgtaaacgtagtcactgagcAGCAATTAtgtgagagaggtcagaagaaATGGCCAGATGGATTGTCTGgtaagaaagacaaaaaacatccagtaaacAGCAGCTCTGCGGACAGAagcaccttgttgatgagaggtcagaggaacgGACAGTTATTTAAAGCACAGTGTAAACCTTGCCATAACGTTCAAAAATCCTGTGAATTGATGTGGCTCTATGGAGGATTTTGCCATGCGGTCAAGTGAAGCATGATATTTGAATAGTCAGATTATGTTCGTAAAGAATCTGCCCTGACGTGtcctttaaatatattttacagttaaaacaaaaaagataagGAACAAAAAAACTCCAGGGCTAGACTTCCACACGCGTCTAGAAATGCAGTGTGCTAGTTTCAGCTCTGGCACAAATCTTAACGAGGCTAAGAATAAATGATAACTAGCAGGAAATTAGCTTTCCATCATCTCATTCTTCGTTATCTATACGTATAATCTCATGGTTGCTGGGTGATTAGATTCCGTCTGGGTTAAGACTGATGATCCATCGATGCAGAAATGATTCACAAGGCCGGttaatgaatgatgaatgaagttGGGTGGTTTCTATgctgtacagtatctc
Protein-coding regions in this window:
- the LOC108267319 gene encoding ubiquitin carboxyl-terminal hydrolase 37 isoform X1, with the translated sequence METTNTHLQNSLRIKSMIVERNNTTLYVQEKETIARKETALNRLNVKTVKTKPTSKFPGTKYTRAKEVCVRTYLQSSEGTRKKMTLPCQESKASERTEERKETIPHKLESEMAELNEELEELNVSSYMELTKRVPYACAFSSNEMMPEGSTKSPNPTASGGTIQSQCRTPSDRIINIMTSIYTLFSDTDFDSKLLPGGLPNFGSNCYVNASLQCLFTAESFCRELSDLLDNSTHTLEYSFLRCFVELSRLRNSSEVQGDSDMSLFLQALIISATEYNPEFTIDIQNDAHEFLCYCLTQMEESGRKLGWQEDVNPRCPVTSNFKFKMRNIITCYSCGSQQNNNVEVFNHVSVPLKHDSVDRCLSDVVHKRTLLESKCKVCGGDSASSRWMFHTLPRFLILQLNRFRMTEYYTVQKVETPVDITPELQINCFPQSDTPGIENSRAEARETDRNELGGSTSTYRLISVLNHIGRTACFGHYVSDCSSHNSHQWKIYNDHLVRLTSETDVLERRSTSAYVLLYERVSTG
- the LOC108267319 gene encoding ubiquitin carboxyl-terminal hydrolase 29 isoform X2 gives rise to the protein METTNTHLQNSLRIKSMIVERNNTTLYVQEKETIARKETALNRLNVKTVKTKPTSKFPGTKYTRAKEVCVRTYLQSSEGTRKKMTLPCQESKASERTEERKETIPHKLESEMAELNEELEELNVSSYMELTKRVPYACAFSSNEMMPEGSTKSPNPTASGGTIQSQCRTPSDRIINIMTSIYTLFSDTDFDSKLLPGGLPNFGSNCYVNASLQCLFTAESFCRELSDLLDNSTHTLEYSFLRCFVELSRLRNSSEVQGDSDMSLFLQALIISATEYNPEFTIDIQNDAHEFLCYCLTQMEESGRKLGWQEDVNPRCPVTSNFKFKMRNIITCYSCGSQQNNNVEVFNHVSVPLKHDSVDRCLSDVVHKRTLLESKCKVCGGDSASSRWMFHTLPRFLILQLNRFRMTEYYTVQKVETPVDITPELQINCFPQSDTPGIGWINLYLSTDQCPQPHWKDSMLWTLCE